The following are from one region of the Camelus ferus isolate YT-003-E chromosome 13, BCGSAC_Cfer_1.0, whole genome shotgun sequence genome:
- the LOC102508660 gene encoding cyclin-dependent kinase 11B isoform X5 — MGDEKDSWKVKTLDEILQEKKRRKEQEEKAEIKRLKNSDDRDSKRDSLEEGELRDHRMEITIRNSPYRREDSMEDRGEEDDSLAIKPPQQMSRKEKAHHRKDEKRKEKRRHRSHSAEGGKHARAKEKEREHERRKRHREEQDKARREWERQKRRELAREHSRRERDRLEQLERKRERERKLREQQKEQREQKERERRAEERRKEREARREGSAHHRALREDYGDKVKASHWSRSPLRPPRERFELGEGRKPVKEEKTEERDLLSDLQDVSDSERKTSSAESSSESGSGSEEEEEEEEEEEGSSSEESEEEEEEEEEEEEEEEETGSNSEDASAQSAEEVSEEEMSEDEEREGENHVLVVPESRFDRDSGESEEGEEEAGEGTPHSSALTEGEFVPDSPALSPIELKQELPKYLPALQGCRSVEEFQCLNRIEEGTYGVVYRAKDKKTDEIVALKRLKMEKEKEGFPITSLREINTILKAQHPNIVTVREIVVGSNMDKIYIVMNYVEHDLKSLMETMKQPFLPGEVKTLMIQLLRGVKHLHDNWILHRDLKTSNLLLSHAGILKVGDFGLAREYGSPLKAYTPVVVTLWYRAPELLLGAKEYSTAVDMWSVGCIFGELLTQKPLFPGKSEIDQINKVFKDLGTPSEKIWPGYNDLPAVKKMTFTEYPYNNLRKRFGALLSDQGFDLMNKFLTYFPGRRVNAEDGLKHEYFRETPLPIDPSMFPTWPAKSEQQRVKRGTSPRPPEGGLGYSQLGDDDLKETGFHLTTTNQGASAAGPGFSLKF, encoded by the exons ATGGGTGATGAAAAGGACTCTTGGAAAGTGAAAACTTTAGATGAAATTCTCCAGGAGAAGAAACGACGGAAGGAAcaagaggagaaagcagagataAAACGCTTAAAAAAC TCTGATGACCGGGATTCCAAGCGGGATTCCCTTGAGGAAGGGGAGCTGAGGGACCACCGCATGGAGATAACAATAAGGAACTCACCCTACAGAAGAGAGGACTCCATGGAAGACAG AGGAGAGGAGGATGATTCTTTGGCTATCAAACCACCCCAGCAAATGTCTCGAAAGGAGAAAGCTCACCACAGGAAAGacgaaaagagaaaagagaaacggAGGCACCGTAGTCATTCAGCAGAAGGGG GGAAGCACGCCAGGgcgaaggagaaggaaagggagcacGAGCGCCGCAAGCGGCACCGCGAGGAGCAGGACAAGGCGCGGCGGGAGTGGGAGCGGCAGAAGAGGCGGGAGCTGGCGCGGGAGCACTCCCGGAGGGAGAG GGACCGCCTGGAGCAGCTGGAGAGGAAGCGGGAGCGCGAGCGCAAGCTGCGGGAGCAGCAGAAGGAGCAGCGGGAGCAGAAGGAGCGGGAGCGGCGGGCGGAGGAGCGGCGCAAGGAGCGGGAGGCCCGGAGGGAAG ggtcTGCACATCACCGAGCCCTGAGGGAGGACTATGGCGACAAAGTGAAGGCCAGCCACTGGAGCCGGAGCCCCCTCCGGCCGCCTCGCGAGCGCTTCGAGCTGGGGGAAGGCCGGAAGCCCG TAAAAGAAGAGAAGACGGAAGAGAGAGACCTGCTGTCTGACCTGCAGGACGTTAGCGACAGTGAGAGGAAGACCAGCTCGGCCGAGTCCTCATCGG AGTCGGGGTCTGGttcggaggaggaggaggaggaggaggaggaggaggaggggagcagcagtgaggagtcggaggaggaggaggaggaggaggaagaggaggaggaggaggaggaggagacggggAGCAACTCCGAGGACGCATCTGCACAGTCGGCAG AAGAAGTGAGTGAGGAGGAAATGAGCGAAGATGAGGAGCGAGAGGGCGAGAACCACGTCCTCGTCG TTCCAGAGTCACGATTTGACCGGGATTCTGGGGAGAgtgaagaaggggaagaggaggcggGTGAGGGCACCCCACACAGCAGTGCCCTCACCGAAGGAGAGTTCGTGCCCGACTCGCCGGCCTTGTCGCCCATTGAGCTCAAGCAGGAGCTGCCCAAGTACCTGCCCGCCCTGCAG GGCTGTCGGAGTGTGGAGGAGTTCCAGTGCCTGAACAGGATTGAAGAAGGCACTTATGGGGTGGTGTACAGAGCTAAGGACAAGAAAACAG ATGAGATCGTGGCTCTGAAGCGGctgaagatggagaaggagaaggagggctTCCCCATCACGTCACTGCGGGAGATCAACACGATCCTCAAGGCACAGCACCCCAACATCGTCACTGTCAGG GAAATAGTCGTGGGCAGCAACATGGACAAGATCTACATCGTGATGAACTACGTGGAACACGACCTCAAGAGCCTCATGGAGACCATGAAGCAGCCGTTTCTGCCAG GGGAGGTGAAGACCCTGATGATCCAGCTGCTGCGCGGCGTGAAGCACCTGCACGACAACTGGATCCTGCACCGCGACCTCAAGACATCCAACCTGCTGCTGAGCCATGCAGGCATCCTCAAG GTGGGGGACTTCGGGCTGGCACGGGAGTACGGGTCTCCTCTGAAGGCCTACACCCCAGTTGTTGTGACCCTGTGGTACCGCgccccagagctgctgctggGCGCCAAG GAGTACTCCACGGCCGTGGACATGTGGTCGGTGGGCTGCATCTTTGGGGAGCTGCTGACTCAGAAGCCACTGTTTCCTGGGAAGTCGGAAATCGATCAGATCAACAAAGTGTTCAAG GACCTGGGGACCCCCAGTGAGAAAATCTGGCCTGGCTACAATGACCTCCCTGCCGTCAAGAAGATGACCTTCACTGAGTACCCATATAACAATCTCCGCAAGCGTTTCGGGGCCCTGCTCTCAGACCAGGGCTTCGACCTCATGAACAA GTTCCTGACCTACTTCCCTGGGCGGAGGGTCAACGCAGAGGACGGCCTCAAGCACGAATATTTCCGAGAGACCCCCCTCCCCATCGACCCCTCCATGTTCCCCACGTGGCCGGCCAAGAGTGAACAGCAGAGGGTGAAGCGAGGCACCAGCCCGCGGCCCCCGGAGGGAGGCCTGGGCTACAGCCAGCTG GGTGACGACGACCTGAAGGAGACGGGTTTCCACCTCACCACCACCAACCAGGGTGCCTCAGCCGCCGGCCCAGGGTTCAGCCTGAAGTTCTGA
- the LOC102508660 gene encoding cyclin-dependent kinase 11B isoform X2 yields MGDEKDSWKVKTLDEILQEKKRRKEQEEKAEIKRLKNSDDRDSKRDSLEEGELRDHRMEITIRNSPYRREDSMEDRGEEDDSLAIKPPQQMSRKEKAHHRKDEKRKEKRRHRSHSAEGGKHARAKEKEREHERRKRHREEQDKARREWERQKRRELAREHSRRERWRLVRAAQEPDWRGPTHGRDLCQRVRDRLEQLERKRERERKLREQQKEQREQKERERRAEERRKEREARREGSAHHRALREDYGDKVKASHWSRSPLRPPRERFELGEGRKPVKEEKTEERDLLSDLQDVSDSERKTSSAESSSESGSGSEEEEEEEEEEEGSSSEESEEEEEEEEEEEEEEEETGSNSEDASAQSAEEVSEEEMSEDEEREGENHVLVVPESRFDRDSGESEEGEEEAGEGTPHSSALTEGEFVPDSPALSPIELKQELPKYLPALQGCRSVEEFQCLNRIEEGTYGVVYRAKDKKTDEIVALKRLKMEKEKEGFPITSLREINTILKAQHPNIVTVREIVVGSNMDKIYIVMNYVEHDLKSLMETMKQPFLPGEVKTLMIQLLRGVKHLHDNWILHRDLKTSNLLLSHAGILKVGDFGLAREYGSPLKAYTPVVVTLWYRAPELLLGAKEYSTAVDMWSVGCIFGELLTQKPLFPGKSEIDQINKVFKDLGTPSEKIWPGYNDLPAVKKMTFTEYPYNNLRKRFGALLSDQGFDLMNKFLTYFPGRRVNAEDGLKHEYFRETPLPIDPSMFPTWPAKSEQQRVKRGTSPRPPEGGLGYSQLGDDDLKETGFHLTTTNQGASAAGPGFSLKF; encoded by the exons ATGGGTGATGAAAAGGACTCTTGGAAAGTGAAAACTTTAGATGAAATTCTCCAGGAGAAGAAACGACGGAAGGAAcaagaggagaaagcagagataAAACGCTTAAAAAAC TCTGATGACCGGGATTCCAAGCGGGATTCCCTTGAGGAAGGGGAGCTGAGGGACCACCGCATGGAGATAACAATAAGGAACTCACCCTACAGAAGAGAGGACTCCATGGAAGACAG AGGAGAGGAGGATGATTCTTTGGCTATCAAACCACCCCAGCAAATGTCTCGAAAGGAGAAAGCTCACCACAGGAAAGacgaaaagagaaaagagaaacggAGGCACCGTAGTCATTCAGCAGAAGGGG GGAAGCACGCCAGGgcgaaggagaaggaaagggagcacGAGCGCCGCAAGCGGCACCGCGAGGAGCAGGACAAGGCGCGGCGGGAGTGGGAGCGGCAGAAGAGGCGGGAGCTGGCGCGGGAGCACTCCCGGAGGGAGAG GTGGAGGCTGGTCAGGGCTGCTCAGGAGCCGGACTGGCGGGGCCCGACTCACGGCAGAGACCTGTGTCAGCGTGTGAG GGACCGCCTGGAGCAGCTGGAGAGGAAGCGGGAGCGCGAGCGCAAGCTGCGGGAGCAGCAGAAGGAGCAGCGGGAGCAGAAGGAGCGGGAGCGGCGGGCGGAGGAGCGGCGCAAGGAGCGGGAGGCCCGGAGGGAAG ggtcTGCACATCACCGAGCCCTGAGGGAGGACTATGGCGACAAAGTGAAGGCCAGCCACTGGAGCCGGAGCCCCCTCCGGCCGCCTCGCGAGCGCTTCGAGCTGGGGGAAGGCCGGAAGCCCG TAAAAGAAGAGAAGACGGAAGAGAGAGACCTGCTGTCTGACCTGCAGGACGTTAGCGACAGTGAGAGGAAGACCAGCTCGGCCGAGTCCTCATCGG AGTCGGGGTCTGGttcggaggaggaggaggaggaggaggaggaggaggaggggagcagcagtgaggagtcggaggaggaggaggaggaggaggaagaggaggaggaggaggaggaggagacggggAGCAACTCCGAGGACGCATCTGCACAGTCGGCAG AAGAAGTGAGTGAGGAGGAAATGAGCGAAGATGAGGAGCGAGAGGGCGAGAACCACGTCCTCGTCG TTCCAGAGTCACGATTTGACCGGGATTCTGGGGAGAgtgaagaaggggaagaggaggcggGTGAGGGCACCCCACACAGCAGTGCCCTCACCGAAGGAGAGTTCGTGCCCGACTCGCCGGCCTTGTCGCCCATTGAGCTCAAGCAGGAGCTGCCCAAGTACCTGCCCGCCCTGCAG GGCTGTCGGAGTGTGGAGGAGTTCCAGTGCCTGAACAGGATTGAAGAAGGCACTTATGGGGTGGTGTACAGAGCTAAGGACAAGAAAACAG ATGAGATCGTGGCTCTGAAGCGGctgaagatggagaaggagaaggagggctTCCCCATCACGTCACTGCGGGAGATCAACACGATCCTCAAGGCACAGCACCCCAACATCGTCACTGTCAGG GAAATAGTCGTGGGCAGCAACATGGACAAGATCTACATCGTGATGAACTACGTGGAACACGACCTCAAGAGCCTCATGGAGACCATGAAGCAGCCGTTTCTGCCAG GGGAGGTGAAGACCCTGATGATCCAGCTGCTGCGCGGCGTGAAGCACCTGCACGACAACTGGATCCTGCACCGCGACCTCAAGACATCCAACCTGCTGCTGAGCCATGCAGGCATCCTCAAG GTGGGGGACTTCGGGCTGGCACGGGAGTACGGGTCTCCTCTGAAGGCCTACACCCCAGTTGTTGTGACCCTGTGGTACCGCgccccagagctgctgctggGCGCCAAG GAGTACTCCACGGCCGTGGACATGTGGTCGGTGGGCTGCATCTTTGGGGAGCTGCTGACTCAGAAGCCACTGTTTCCTGGGAAGTCGGAAATCGATCAGATCAACAAAGTGTTCAAG GACCTGGGGACCCCCAGTGAGAAAATCTGGCCTGGCTACAATGACCTCCCTGCCGTCAAGAAGATGACCTTCACTGAGTACCCATATAACAATCTCCGCAAGCGTTTCGGGGCCCTGCTCTCAGACCAGGGCTTCGACCTCATGAACAA GTTCCTGACCTACTTCCCTGGGCGGAGGGTCAACGCAGAGGACGGCCTCAAGCACGAATATTTCCGAGAGACCCCCCTCCCCATCGACCCCTCCATGTTCCCCACGTGGCCGGCCAAGAGTGAACAGCAGAGGGTGAAGCGAGGCACCAGCCCGCGGCCCCCGGAGGGAGGCCTGGGCTACAGCCAGCTG GGTGACGACGACCTGAAGGAGACGGGTTTCCACCTCACCACCACCAACCAGGGTGCCTCAGCCGCCGGCCCAGGGTTCAGCCTGAAGTTCTGA